Proteins found in one Fusobacterium varium genomic segment:
- a CDS encoding LptF/LptG family permease, translated as MKIIDRYISKNFIKSFLLSLIAFVGIFLVSQLFKVIRYVSDGRFSADESIIYILTMIPKILIDVAPLAVLLGSLMTISSMASNLEIISLKTSGISFKRIILFSILISLIISGVVFYINDSLYPYALRKNREIKSRDVIVREAPIEKNNAFFRGENGNYIYLMGKINRKTGFAENIEIIDLNSKFDKVERIITAKEGRYNFSKKIWMLKDANIYDGEKITKPIEKEIFTEERYNDEPDKFITQNVEPRTLTIKELKKSIREIKSVGGDTREFLVELGNRYSFPFASFIISFLGLSLGSRYVRGASAINLALSVALGYGYYIVQASFEALSINGFLNPFIGGWIPNIIFLVVGIYFVYRSEY; from the coding sequence ATGAAGATAATTGATAGATATATAAGTAAAAATTTTATAAAATCATTCTTATTAAGTTTAATAGCCTTTGTTGGAATATTTTTAGTAAGCCAATTATTTAAAGTAATAAGATATGTAAGTGATGGAAGATTTTCAGCAGATGAATCAATAATCTATATTCTTACAATGATACCTAAAATTTTAATTGATGTAGCTCCATTGGCTGTTCTTCTTGGATCACTTATGACAATAAGTTCGATGGCATCAAATTTAGAGATAATCTCTTTGAAAACCTCTGGAATTAGTTTTAAAAGAATAATTCTTTTCTCAATTTTAATTTCTTTAATAATTTCAGGTGTAGTATTTTATATTAATGATTCACTATATCCTTATGCTCTTAGAAAAAATAGAGAGATAAAAAGTAGAGATGTTATTGTAAGGGAAGCTCCAATTGAAAAAAATAATGCTTTTTTTAGAGGAGAAAATGGAAATTATATCTATTTAATGGGAAAAATCAATAGAAAAACTGGTTTTGCTGAAAATATAGAAATTATAGATTTGAATAGCAAATTTGATAAAGTAGAGAGAATAATCACAGCAAAAGAGGGAAGATATAATTTCAGTAAAAAGATTTGGATGTTAAAAGATGCCAATATCTATGATGGAGAAAAAATAACTAAACCAATTGAAAAAGAGATATTTACTGAAGAAAGATATAATGATGAACCAGATAAATTTATAACTCAAAATGTAGAGCCAAGAACTCTTACTATAAAAGAATTAAAAAAATCTATTAGAGAGATAAAAAGTGTAGGTGGAGATACAAGAGAGTTTTTAGTTGAGTTAGGAAATAGATACTCTTTTCCATTTGCAAGTTTTATAATCTCTTTTTTAGGACTATCTTTAGGAAGTAGATATGTAAGAGGAGCATCAGCTATAAATTTAGCATTATCAGTAGCCTTAGGTTATGGTTATTATATAGTTCAAGCTTCATTTGAGGCTTTAAGTATAAATGGTTTTTTAAATCCATTTATAGGTGGTTGGATTCCTAATATCATATTTTTAGTTGTAGGAATCTATTTTGTATATAGATCAGAGTATTAA
- a CDS encoding insulinase family protein produces MSIVVKKLDNGIPVLIDNIESINTVSLGIFVNTGSRNEYPEESGVSHYIEHMMFKGTETRTAKEISEIIDNEGGMINAYTSRDLTVYYIQMLSNKIGTGIDVLSDMFMNSTFSEENLEKERNVIIEEIRMYDDIPEEIIHDENVKYAVTGVQSNSVLGTIESLKGITRERFLKYFNEQYIASNLVISVAGKVDVDEIYNLLNKGLGKFRDSNFRRDIDNSFVINGGENIIKKDTNQVHLCFNTRGNGVKDDMKYPGAIISSVLGGNMSSRLFQKIREERGLAYSVYSYGTAFLEGGLFTIYAGTTKESYKEVLEIIKNEFNDIRENGITESELQKSKNQFLSMLTFSLESSKGKMSRMANSYLLYDKVIDIDEIIEKIEKITLEDIKKTAEYLFQEEYYSYTVLGDI; encoded by the coding sequence ATGAGCATAGTAGTAAAAAAACTAGATAATGGAATACCTGTTTTAATTGATAATATAGAGAGTATTAATACAGTAAGCTTAGGAATATTTGTAAATACAGGATCAAGAAATGAGTATCCAGAAGAGAGTGGAGTTTCTCACTATATTGAACATATGATGTTTAAAGGAACAGAAACAAGAACAGCTAAAGAGATATCAGAGATAATTGACAATGAAGGTGGAATGATCAACGCTTACACAAGTAGAGATCTTACAGTTTACTATATTCAAATGCTTTCAAATAAGATAGGAACTGGAATAGATGTATTGTCAGATATGTTTATGAATTCAACTTTCAGTGAGGAAAACCTAGAAAAAGAAAGAAATGTAATAATTGAAGAGATTAGAATGTATGATGATATTCCAGAGGAGATAATACATGATGAGAATGTAAAATATGCAGTTACTGGAGTTCAATCAAATAGTGTATTGGGAACTATTGAAAGTTTAAAAGGGATAACTAGAGAGAGATTTTTAAAATATTTTAATGAACAATACATAGCTTCAAATCTTGTAATATCAGTTGCAGGAAAAGTTGATGTTGATGAGATTTACAATCTTTTAAATAAAGGACTTGGAAAATTTAGAGATAGTAACTTTAGAAGAGATATTGATAATTCATTTGTAATCAATGGTGGAGAAAATATAATAAAAAAAGATACAAATCAAGTACACCTATGTTTTAATACAAGAGGTAATGGGGTAAAAGATGATATGAAATATCCTGGAGCTATTATCTCTAGTGTATTAGGTGGAAATATGAGTTCTAGACTTTTCCAAAAAATAAGAGAGGAAAGAGGATTAGCTTACTCTGTATATAGCTATGGAACAGCATTTTTAGAGGGTGGACTATTTACTATCTATGCTGGAACTACAAAGGAAAGCTATAAAGAAGTATTAGAGATCATTAAAAATGAGTTTAATGATATTAGAGAAAATGGAATCACTGAATCAGAGCTTCAAAAATCTAAAAATCAATTTTTAAGTATGCTGACTTTTAGCTTAGAAAGTAGTAAAGGAAAAATGAGCAGAATGGCAAACTCTTATCTACTATATGATAAAGTAATTGATATAGATGAGATAATTGAAAAAATTGAGAAGATAACTTTAGAGGATATAAAGAAAACAGCTGAATATCTATTCCAAGAAGAATATTATTCATACACAGTATTAGGAGATATATAA
- a CDS encoding LptF/LptG family permease, producing MKIIEKYILEEVKMPILFGISLFTFIFLIDIIVAMMENIIVKGISIIDIIRILSFYLPPILSQTIPMGMFLGVMLTFSKFTRTSEATAMSSIGMGIKEIVKPIFILACATTLFIFFLQESIIPRSFKKLQYITTKIAYENPVFQLKEKTFIDEVDEYNLYVDRIEGKDRQAKGVLIFQKDENENFPTVLVGEKAFWKDSAMVITKSKFFDFDKDGKEKLRGEFDDKKVPLTAYFDGIDIKVKDIEAMSIGMLLKEIKNQTPDEKIRYEVEINRKIALPLSTIMLSLLGVFMSIGHHRSGKGANFALSMVVVFTYITLLNIGMVMANRGKIPPFIGVWTPNLVLFFLTFIFYRKKARGI from the coding sequence ATGAAAATAATAGAAAAGTATATACTAGAAGAGGTAAAAATGCCAATATTATTTGGTATCTCTCTATTTACTTTTATATTTTTAATAGATATTATTGTAGCTATGATGGAAAATATAATAGTAAAGGGAATATCAATTATTGATATAATAAGAATACTGTCTTTTTATTTACCTCCAATATTATCACAAACTATTCCAATGGGAATGTTTTTAGGAGTGATGTTAACGTTTTCAAAATTTACGAGAACAAGTGAAGCAACAGCTATGAGTTCAATAGGAATGGGAATTAAAGAGATTGTAAAACCAATATTTATTTTAGCTTGTGCTACAACTCTTTTTATATTTTTTCTTCAAGAGAGCATAATTCCAAGATCATTTAAAAAGCTACAATATATAACAACAAAGATAGCATATGAAAATCCAGTGTTTCAATTAAAAGAGAAAACATTTATTGATGAGGTAGATGAATATAATCTTTATGTTGATAGAATAGAGGGAAAAGATAGACAGGCTAAAGGTGTTCTTATATTTCAAAAGGATGAAAATGAGAATTTTCCAACAGTGCTAGTAGGAGAGAAGGCATTTTGGAAAGATTCAGCTATGGTTATAACAAAATCTAAGTTTTTTGATTTTGATAAAGATGGAAAAGAGAAACTTCGTGGAGAGTTTGATGATAAGAAAGTACCTCTTACAGCATATTTTGATGGGATTGATATCAAAGTAAAAGATATAGAGGCTATGAGTATAGGAATGCTTTTGAAAGAGATTAAAAATCAAACTCCAGATGAAAAAATAAGATATGAAGTTGAAATAAATAGAAAAATTGCATTACCTTTATCAACTATAATGTTATCTTTATTAGGTGTATTTATGTCTATAGGGCATCATAGAAGTGGAAAGGGAGCTAATTTTGCTTTGAGTATGGTAGTAGTATTTACATATATTACACTTCTAAATATTGGAATGGTAATGGCAAATAGAGGAAAAATCCCACCTTTTATAGGAGTTTGGACACCTAATTTGGTATTATTCTTTTTGACTTTCATATTTTATAGAAAGAAAGCCAGGGGGATATAG
- the dut gene encoding dUTP diphosphatase, with product MEKVIVKIVRENDKIELPKYETPGAAGMDIRANITEPIVLGSLERTLVPTGLKIAIPEGYEVQVRPRSGLALKHGITLLNTPGTIDSDYRGELKIIIANMSKDAYTINPDERIGQLVLNKVEQIEWEVVETLDETERGAGGFGHTGK from the coding sequence ATGGAAAAAGTAATAGTAAAGATAGTTAGAGAAAATGATAAAATTGAATTACCAAAATATGAAACACCTGGAGCTGCAGGAATGGATATTAGAGCTAATATCACTGAACCAATAGTATTAGGATCTTTAGAAAGAACTTTAGTTCCAACAGGATTAAAAATAGCTATACCAGAGGGATATGAAGTACAAGTTAGACCTAGAAGTGGACTTGCACTAAAACATGGAATTACTCTTTTAAATACTCCTGGAACAATTGATAGTGATTATAGAGGAGAATTAAAGATAATAATAGCTAATATGAGTAAAGATGCTTATACAATTAATCCTGATGAAAGAATAGGGCAACTTGTTTTAAACAAAGTTGAACAAATTGAGTGGGAAGTTGTAGAAACTCTTGATGAAACAGAAAGAGGGGCAGGAGGATTTGGGCATACAGGTAAATAA
- a CDS encoding CvpA family protein, producing MYLDMAIGVVILFSLLYGLKNGLFVEFIAIFGVVINFIIAKKYTPAVIDFLNLSKDKDRYFIVYVVTFWAVYIILGIIVSLIRGSLNNQGKGLITRLLGGVLGAIKGLFLALIILLIFNYSADIFKGLKKYSAGSYVNKLFLEKAPELEEYIPDVFQAKLKELKNGELVDKYIDKLF from the coding sequence ATGTATTTAGATATGGCAATAGGAGTAGTTATTCTTTTTTCTTTATTGTATGGATTAAAGAATGGGTTGTTTGTAGAGTTTATAGCAATATTTGGAGTGGTAATAAACTTTATTATAGCTAAAAAATATACTCCAGCAGTTATAGATTTTTTAAATCTTTCTAAAGATAAAGATCGTTATTTTATAGTGTATGTAGTTACTTTCTGGGCTGTATATATAATATTAGGAATAATAGTTAGTTTGATTAGAGGTTCATTAAATAATCAAGGAAAAGGTTTAATAACTAGACTTTTAGGTGGAGTTTTAGGAGCTATAAAAGGGTTGTTTTTAGCTCTGATAATTCTTTTGATTTTTAACTATTCAGCAGATATTTTTAAAGGATTGAAAAAATATTCAGCAGGAAGTTATGTAAATAAACTATTTTTAGAAAAAGCTCCAGAGTTAGAAGAATATATACCAGATGTTTTTCAAGCTAAACTAAAAGAACTAAAAAATGGAGAGTTAGTAGATAAATATATTGATAAACTTTTTTAG